Sequence from the Aulosira sp. FACHB-615 genome:
TAACATCATCAATATGACGCACATCTTACTTGTAGAAGATGAGGTCAAACTGGCGCGATTTATCGAATTGGAACTGAATTACGAAGGTTATCAAGTCAGTGTCGCCTACGATGGATTAACTGCCCTAACTGCGGCGCGAGAGTTACATCCAGACTTAGTTATTTTAGATTGGATGTTACCAGGGTTATCAGGTCTAGAGATTTGCCGCCGTTTGCGGAGTACTGGAGATAAAGTCCCAGTCATATTATTAACTGCTAAAGATGAAGTCAGCGATCGCGTGGCTGGTCTAGACGCGGGTGCTGATGACTATGTAGTGAAACCATTCAGTGTGGAAGAACTATTAGCCAGAGTCCGCGCTCATCTGCGCCGCAACCAAGAAGCCGATGCAGCCGACATCTTAGAATTTGAAGACCTCAGCTTAAATCGTCGCACCAGAGAAGTGTATCGCGGCAATAGATTAATTGAATTAACCGCCAAAGAATTTGATTTGCTGGATTATTTGCTGTCCCATCCCCGACAAGTAATTACCCGCGATCGCATTTTAGAAGAAGTTTGGGGTTACGACTTCATGGGCGATTCCAACATCATCGAAGTTTACGTCCGCTACTTGCGCCTCAAACTTGAAATCAACCATGAAAAGCGACTGATTCAAACCGTCCGAGGCGTTGGCTACGTACTGCGTGAGTAGAAGTATGAAGGTTTGTAACCTGTAACCTGTAACCTCTCACCTGTAACCTCATTGCAAACAACCGTTAAACTTCATTGCAAAATAAGAAGGTAATTCGAGCAACATGATAAGTTTTGATGATGTGAATCAACAGTGCGATAAGGAGAACACAGTGGCAACGGAATCTCATTTACTAACGGGCAAAGCTGTACAAAACGACGATTTTAGTGAATATGTTGCTCATTTACAGCTACACATGACGCTACAAGCTCGCAATCTGGTTCCAACCTTCAAGCATTCTGTGGAAGATAGCAGACAACAACTCCTCCATCAAACCCAAGCCAACTTTGAAAAGTTAATTTCTCGGCAAGGTTTGTAAATATAGGAAATTTAACGAAAAGTCAAATAAAATAAAAGCAGGTATTTTTGGGTTAACGCCAATAGCGGACTCATCTAACCTGCTTTTTTTTGCTTTTGTAAGTCTTTGAATCAAAAAAATCAACCTTTTGAAGCAATAGCCAGCAACGGAAAGCCGTTAAAATTGTTATTGCAACAGTTCCACCCACGAGCAGTTAGTTAAGGCTAAATGGCCGCTTGAATCAAAATGACTTCATTACTTCCTCGAAATCTCAGCGTTGTCATCCGGCCAGTCCACTATCGGGATCTGGATGGAATTGAGCGATTAACACAAGAGTCATTCACCGCCACGACTTTGGCAGGCTCCAATTCTGCCGAGGGTCAAATGCAATCCCTCCGTCGGTGGTATGGCTTACTTAAATTTTTGAGTTGGTTCCCCAACCCACTCCAGTATCGTTTCTGCGCTTATGTTGCTGAACAGGGTCGAATGCTGTTGGGAATGATTCAAGTATCACCATTCAACCGCACTCACAGTACTTGGCGCATTGATAAGGTGATGCTAGATCGGGCTGCGGACAAACAAGGAATTGGCTCACAATTGCTGCGCCATTGCTTCGAGTCGATTTTAGAAGCGCGGACTTGGTTATTAGAAGTAAATATTAACGATATAGAAGCATTAGCTCTCTATCGCCAAAATGGATTTCAACGTTTAGCAGAAATTACCTATTGGAAAATAGAAGCCGATTTGCTGACAGAATTGGCACAAGCAGAACCAGATTTACCCAATTTGCTGCCAGTAAGTAACGCTGATGCCCAGTTGCTTTATCAACTAGATACAGCATCAATGCCACCTTTGGTACGTCAAGTTTTTGACCGCAACACCCGCGATTTTAAAACCAGTTTATTTGGGGCGTTGACCGATGCTGTCAAGCAATGGATCACCAAAACAGAAGTTGTCAGTGGTTACGTGTTTGAACCGCAACGCAAAGCCGCCATTGGCTATTTTCAAGTACAGCTTGACCGCAAAGGCGAAACTCCCCATGTGGCAACGCTGACCGTCCACCCTGCTTACACTTGGTTGTATCCAGAGTTGCTTTCGCAATTGGCACGTATAGCGCAAGACTTCCCCCAACAAGGTTTGCGATTGGCTTCGTTAGACTACCAACCTGAAAGAGAAGAATATTTAGAACGGATTGGCGCAAAACGCACGGAACATACTTTGATTATGTCGCGTTCAGTTTGGCACAAACTCCGAGAATCAAAATTTGTCTCCTTAGAAGGGATTCAATGGACAGATGTGCTGCAAGGTTTACAACCAGCACGTAAACCCATACCGGGAGGGATGTCTTGGGCAAAAACTGGACAGCAGCCATCTTCCGAGATACCAGTGCCAAGCAAATCAGAATCTATCAACTTTAAATGTAACAACGGTCACACGGAGCCATCTTGCCAAAATGAATCAGTCGATGGTCAACAGGAAAAGTAGTCAAAGCTTACATGGTGAGGTTTAGAGGATGAAGGTTTCAGACTCAGTACTCACTACGTGGCACAGATCATAATGGATAAAAAACAGTATATTTCAGCACTAGGATTAGATGTCGGACGGAAACGAATTGGCGTAGCAGGATGCGATCGCACCGGTTTAATTGCTACGGGAATTACAACAATTGAACGCTCATCTTTTGAGCGCGACGTTGAGCAGTTCCAAAATATCGTCAATGAACGTCAGGTAGAAATTTTAGTTGTTGGTTTACCTTATTCAATGGATGGTTCATTGGGATTTCAGGCTCATCAGGTGCAGAAATTTGCCACCAAACTGAGTAAGGCTCTCAAACTACCCATAGAATATGTTGATGAGCGCCTCACCTCTTTTCAAGCAGAGCAAATGCTCATCGCCGAGAATCTCTCACCATCGCGTCATAAAGGTTTAATTGACCGCAAAGCCGCAGCGTTGATTTTACAACAATGGTTAGATTCTCGGCGCTCTGCCGCAGTTAAAATGCTGTCGAGTATGGATAGCTTTTGACGTGATATTCTGAAAGCAATTACTGAGCAGTTGTGTCTAAATGTGAAACTATTAGCTTGGCATTATTTGTCATTTAACAGGAAAGCAATATTCACAGTTGCGGTAAAGATAAAGTTTAACTAATCGGCTATGTTTCCTTCTCCATTTTCTGAAGATAACGATCGCGATCACACAGGTTCCATCACCTTGACAGATGACACAGGGCGAACCCTCGAATGTTATATAGAACATTCGCTCTCTGTAGATGGACAAGAATACGTCTTACTGCTTCCTGTGGACTCACCCATAGAAATTTTCGCTTGGGAAGGTGACGACGACGAAGAAGAAGCCGTTTTAGTAGAAGATGATGCTATCCTTGACGAAATTTTTGGTACCGCCCAAGCAGTTTTATCTGAGCAGAACCTAATTCTGAAAAACACGGCTTACGCTTTGACAGTGGC
This genomic interval carries:
- the ruvX gene encoding Holliday junction resolvase RuvX — translated: MDKKQYISALGLDVGRKRIGVAGCDRTGLIATGITTIERSSFERDVEQFQNIVNERQVEILVVGLPYSMDGSLGFQAHQVQKFATKLSKALKLPIEYVDERLTSFQAEQMLIAENLSPSRHKGLIDRKAAALILQQWLDSRRSAAVKMLSSMDSF
- a CDS encoding GNAT family N-acetyltransferase translates to MTSLLPRNLSVVIRPVHYRDLDGIERLTQESFTATTLAGSNSAEGQMQSLRRWYGLLKFLSWFPNPLQYRFCAYVAEQGRMLLGMIQVSPFNRTHSTWRIDKVMLDRAADKQGIGSQLLRHCFESILEARTWLLEVNINDIEALALYRQNGFQRLAEITYWKIEADLLTELAQAEPDLPNLLPVSNADAQLLYQLDTASMPPLVRQVFDRNTRDFKTSLFGALTDAVKQWITKTEVVSGYVFEPQRKAAIGYFQVQLDRKGETPHVATLTVHPAYTWLYPELLSQLARIAQDFPQQGLRLASLDYQPEREEYLERIGAKRTEHTLIMSRSVWHKLRESKFVSLEGIQWTDVLQGLQPARKPIPGGMSWAKTGQQPSSEIPVPSKSESINFKCNNGHTEPSCQNESVDGQQEK
- a CDS encoding response regulator transcription factor, which codes for MTHILLVEDEVKLARFIELELNYEGYQVSVAYDGLTALTAARELHPDLVILDWMLPGLSGLEICRRLRSTGDKVPVILLTAKDEVSDRVAGLDAGADDYVVKPFSVEELLARVRAHLRRNQEADAADILEFEDLSLNRRTREVYRGNRLIELTAKEFDLLDYLLSHPRQVITRDRILEEVWGYDFMGDSNIIEVYVRYLRLKLEINHEKRLIQTVRGVGYVLRE
- a CDS encoding DUF3727 domain-containing protein — encoded protein: MFPSPFSEDNDRDHTGSITLTDDTGRTLECYIEHSLSVDGQEYVLLLPVDSPIEIFAWEGDDDEEEAVLVEDDAILDEIFGTAQAVLSEQNLILKNTAYALTVAGELPAVDESELFTLEIEDDETDLEPEQLQLLASFYHHEQEYAIYTPLDPLLFFARITKDGEPELLSPEEFRQVQPLLEEQLFNEVE